GCGACCGAGCCGCGCGATCGTGCCGACCGGCAAGCTGCACTACGGGCTCAAGCTCGAAGTCGAGGCCGTGGCGCTCGCGGGCTGATCGCGCAGCAGCGCCATCGCCCAGTTGTCGAGACCCACGCCGTCGATGCGCATGGCGTGCCGCATCAGGCCCTCGGTCTGGAAGCCGAGCCGCTCGTACAGCGCCTTGGCCCGGGTGTTGTCCGTGCGCACCGTCAGTTCGATGCGCGTGATGCCGCGCGCCCATGCGCCCGCGATGGCCGCGCGCATCAACGGCTCGCCGATGCTGCGGCCGCGGAACGCCGGCAGCAGGCCGATGCCGAGCGTGCCCACGTGCGCGCGCGCCTCGCCGTGCACCGGCAGCACGTCGCACCAGCCCACCACGCGCCCCTGCCAGAGCGCCACCCGCAGGCAATCGCCGCGGGCGAGGATCTGGCCGTAGAAGGCGAAGGCCTGCTCGCGCGGCGGCGCCTGGGTGAAGGCGAGATAGCGCTTCTCGCGCGCCACCGTGTCGAGCACGGCGCGCAGCGCGTCGAAATGCGCCTCGGCAAGCGGCTCGATCGAGAGGCTCATCGCGCGTCGACCTCGAACACGTCGCCGTTGGTGGGCGTCGCGTTCTCGTGATAGATGTCGTAG
This region of Variovorax sp. TBS-050B genomic DNA includes:
- a CDS encoding GNAT family N-acetyltransferase, whose translation is MSLSIEPLAEAHFDALRAVLDTVAREKRYLAFTQAPPREQAFAFYGQILARGDCLRVALWQGRVVGWCDVLPVHGEARAHVGTLGIGLLPAFRGRSIGEPLMRAAIAGAWARGITRIELTVRTDNTRAKALYERLGFQTEGLMRHAMRIDGVGLDNWAMALLRDQPASATASTSSLSP